The window acacacacacacacacacacacacacacacacacacacacacacacacacacacacacacacacacacacacacacacacacacacacacacacacacgtcatcaACCACCTCCCCTGGGCTACATTCATTCACTACTAAACAACATAATTTAGCATGACACAATCAAAAGAATAATATATTAAAGAATGCATGTAACTAAAAACAGCGgatcaacataaaaaataatgctGATAATAATCACTGCTGTGGATATCCAGTACTGACACAGGATGATCTCTGCATACACCAGTCAAACAAGTTTTGAGCATAAAGGAGAGACGGGGGAACCACATCAGATTCTTCCCCGTTGTCTCTCAGACTGCGTTTCATCACCTATTGTGGTAACACGAAGAGATCATCAGTATCCAGGTTAGCACATTGCTGCAGGCACATTCTGCAGCAGTCTTTAATACAGAACCTTCCCTGTGCACATGTTCTGCTCAAGTCTCTACAGCATGTGTCCCATAATTCATAAACGTTCCTGATTCTGTTGACAGGTTGTAACACCTCCTACGCAGACATTCAATGATAAACAACTCTCTCTCCAgctacacaaaaacacacacttcacagCTTATGGCAAGATGGTCTTCTGGTGATAATGTACTTATTCTCCAGTCAAAATGTCCTCGAGCTAAACTGCTACCCGCTTGCTTACTATGAGTCACAGTTTGAGAAGAAGAGCTAAATATGTCAACGGCCCAACACTCGTACAGCTGAATGTAAACTGAACATGATGCGcgtaatgttacagtaatttTAGTTCAGCTATGACGAGGAAAAAGGTGCCTTCATTTTTTACCACGACGGATAATAATAGTCTTGGTGTTTGGCTCTTGGATTAACCcccccattttatttattgtgataATGATGTTGTTTAAGCTAATCTTCCTTCTTGGCAAACACATCCCActatttatgtcatttcaagTAAGCTGCAGTGTTTCCTGTGGAGCAGGAGGTTTGCTGTACTCCCCCAaagagagaggctgagtgaCAAACAGAGTGACAGCTGACTCATAAGAGCGGGTTGACCTGAAGGAGCGCATTATATGGTGTATGAAATCTCTTTATactcactgtgctgcattttttttaaactatgatAGTGTGGTTATGGTTTGCATCTCCCTCCCAGGTGTCCCTCTTCCTTTCCTTGCAGTTCTTGCAATTACAGAATCCAGCATCTACCATTTTACTTCAGTGATTTCCTTTTTGACCGAGGTTGAATAGATATATAGATGACTGACAATACTCTTCTTTACCAAGAAATCAACATGACCCTGTCTTACACATACGGGACACTTGTCGCCGTCAAATGTCTCCTAAACTATCCACAAAATGGAGCTGACAAATAGATCACACAGAGAATAACACTTACTTTTAACGCCtactgttcattgttgtttttttcaattcaggAGATTAGGGAGGCAATAAGTCACACATCCTTATGCAAAGGTTCACTGAAAGATCTGGTACACATCTAACTTTACATTCTAAAATGACATActgaattaatttgttttttaaaaattatgtcTACAATTTGCTCACAAGATGTGgtctggctgtgtatggttacCCAGCAGAAATACTGGCAGAATCAAAAGGGCAATGTCTCATTGCAACAGGTTTTATTTGATGCTTCCAAGACTTAACTGGCTGATAGTTCAAATCTTTTGACGTGTGGTTGTATGTGGAGGTAATAATGCATAGTCAGTGTATTagtaacacaaacaaactaaccAATCAAGGCAGTGGTAGAAAAGTACCTCCTGTGTTCTGCAAGGTAaaattacagttatttttttctccaaaaaggAGCCTGGTGGCGTTTATGAGTGTAGATAATGTCTTCAGTTCCCCCCGCCTAAACTAAAACagggctgtctgacagcaaggaTAAAGtagtgaaaatattctaaatatagcatacttttttttttaggtggtcCTTTTTCTTTTAGGTGTCTCTAAATATATTTAGCTGCTGCTGCCCccgtccacagcagtacattgcttagcttcaTTGTTGGTACTCCTGCTTGCTTCTCCAAACCAGGAGCGTGCCAaccgccatctactgtagcCAATACACCGACTTtggataagtacctcatacaacGACACTTTAAAATATCTAAACTAACCTTTTTAGTCTGCGACTGCATGTGAAACAGGCCTTCACATGCCAACCAAAACCGGGTCTTCAACAAAGTTATGTAATTACCATAATGTTATTCTGCTGCcaaacagtaacagtaacgGCTTCAGTTCTGGTGTTAATGCTTAATGTTTAATGAAGTTAGTTGTATGGGGACAGCGGTCTTTATCAGGTACAGTTTTGGTGTGAATATACATGTTTTAAAGCCAAGCAGATAAAGTAGGAGGGAATGGGCTGATGAGGGTCAGCAGCAGAGGCAGCATGCCCAGTGTGAAGCCCCTGTTAGTGGTAGTCTCCGCAGTGCAGGAGCCACAGCCGGTGACTCACACGTAATACAGTCAAAAGCCCAAAAAAGGAAACAGCGGTGTGCTCTGACACGTTTGACTCACACTACAGAATCCACCAGTCTCAGGGGTCGTCGGAGCAAACACTGCATTTAGTGTGGAGGACTCACACTACTGTCATCCTACCGGCCCTCACTGAGCCAGTCACCTTGTATCTACAGTACCTCATAGAGACTGACATGCAGAGCAGCACAGTTTGGCTAAAGAAATACATTACAGTCAATGTTATGTTAAGAGACTTTAAATCACACAGTATACTTTATAGTAAAATTATATTCTTGGCAGGAAGcaatggaaaaaacatttagacCTACTGCTGGTTGCAAAAGACCTGCATGCTATCTCATCAACCTCACAGTTAACATTGGTTTGAAAACTGGTCTTTTTACCATCACGCCATCACTGTACAACCTTTAGCCACTTAACATTTGCTAAACAACCAATAAACGGTGAAGCAAACAGCTCCTACGAGACATCAGAGGCTTACTTGATTCAAAGTGTAAACCATTTCTGgacattttgtgtgtctgtccgaGCTGTGTGCAGTAttctacagtatgtatgcatgaGAGCAGATCTGTGAAAAGAGCTTCAAGAAATTGGCCAACTGTACTTTGCAATGCTCAGTGTAATGTCAAGTATTATAAAAAATTATCCAGAGTGGAAATTAACATTGTATAAAAACGTTTGAAGGATTTGTAATTACTTTATTTATAATATGCTATCGAGAAAGAACTTATGAATACTTTAAAGACAGGATTATGATCAAAGGGATGATACTCAGCATTGCTCACCTTGTGTGTATGCTGCATCATCAGAGCCCATGCTGAGTCTGCGAGGCTCACTCGGTCTCTCCTTATGTGGTGACAGCGGGTCTGAGAGATGGAGGGGGTCTGGCTCCACATAGTGGTGGTCTGAGGGTAGGCTGAGGAGGTTTTTGGGATCAAAAGTAGGGGACACGACTCCGGGAGACACAGCCGGGGGCTTATTGGGGGACACTGTGATTTTAAAAGTGTATTTGGTGTTGGGCTGAGTCACCACCACACGTGGAGAAGAAGCTGTGCCTCCCCCTCCTAAAGAGGCACGGGACTTAGGTGGATGGTGGTGGATGTAGGCGGGGCCCATGCTCACTTGGCCCCCCATGTTCCTGGCCCCTGAGGAGCCCTGTAAAGGAGGGTTGGCTGAGATGTAGACTGTGGGAGGGTTCCTTCCCCCACTGTCATCGCTGGAGGCATTGGCCGAAATGTAAAACTTAGGTTGGGAGCGGGAGCCGGCTGAGGCCATGATAGCCTCCTCAGAGGGAGTGGTAGCAGCAGTAGGCGGGCTGGCAGAGATGTAAACAGTGGGTTGGCTGCGGCTCAGACCAGGGCCTCCGATGGAGAGAGGGGTGGTGGGGACAGTAGCCACCCCAgttgaagaggaggaagaggcagggcaggaggaggaggtggaggaggaccGGGGTCCACTGCTCGTCCGCAACACGGCAGTTGTGGTTGTGGAGTTGCTCCTCTGAGGAGATTCAAGTTTGATCTCTATCTGATTCTTCCGTGGGCCAGTGGAGATGTTCTGGATGTTGTACTGGCTGATGGTAGACAGGGACGTGGGCATGACAgaggagcaggaagaggaagaagagcaaGAGGAGACACCGGAGGAAGAGGCCTGACTTCCAGTGGGAAGAATGGAGGGCGCCTGTGGATTTGTGGGGGAGCTGATTGGCATGTAGACATGAGAGGTCTGGTGGCCCTGGGTCTGGTGCTGTGAGGTATGTGAGGAGGAGGCGTGCTGAGGGCCGGACCAGGAGCCGGACATGGAGGAGGGGTGTGAAATCTGGTAGATCTGCTGCTGGGGCTGGGATGTGGGGCTGTACTGGGCCCTGCCTCCCTGGTGGTGGTTCTGCCGGGTCGTACCAGACTGGCTAACATAAGGCCTGATGTAAATAGAGTTACCCTGTGGACTGCTGAGGCCTGACTGTGGACCACCGTGTATGTGCAATGAAGTGGGAGTGTTGCGACCTTTCTGGATATTGGGGGCTAGCGTCACGGTAATGGGGTTGAAGCGTGGCGTCTGCTGGACACCCATAGATGCTCCTTTGACACCCAGAGGGTAGAGTCCAAGGTGCTTTGGAGGCTGCGGTTTGCTTGTGGGCTCCATCGCACCAGACACATTGATGCTGGAGGGCACCTGCACTGGGGCTGACTGGGGCTCCTGCTGAAAGAAGTCACTGTTGGGGGCCTGGCCTGTCTGGAGGGGCCCGTCACTCAGGCTGTGGGCCAGAGTGCGACTGCCGTTCATTCTCAGGCCGTCCCGGCCCGGGGCCACATGCACATTCTGAGACTGCAGGCCCAGGTTCAGCTGGGTCATGTGATTACGAAGCCTGATGAAGCTAGGGTCGTCAGAGAAGCCAAGGTTTCCTTCTTCACTGTACAGGTAGCCCGGACTGACCTGGGACAAGTATTCACAGCAGGCGTCTAAATTGTTGTTGTTCTGAAGAAAATAGAAAGGAATTACACTTATTATGCAACATCAGTGTTTCAAATGAGAAGATGCAAACATTTTATACCATACCATCAAACTATAACATTCTTAACTGGCTTGCTATATTGTACGTTTGCAACTCCTACCAAAGACACATACAGGTTTGTCTATTAAGGAAACTCACCAGATAAATGTTTCCTCTGTTGCAGTAGACAGTAGGACACAGAGGTACAGTCAATAAAATCACACATGctgacataaaacaaaacacttgtTGATTTACATCAAATTTATAATTTTTCCTCAGATCATTCCTGGCACTTCTCTCTCATGATTGTATTATTTGTTATCTGGCTGAGTATTAACTGCAGTCCTTCAGGTAGTAATATTGTTGGACTCAAGTTAAAACGACAATACTTAGCAGCTGTGACCACGATGagactgatatatatatatatatatatatatatatatatatatatatatatatatatatatatggataacTTATCATTAATAAGGATAACTTATCAGTCTGGCTTTActcaatcatcatcatcttttgTGGCATCAGACATTTGAACTTGCCCACCTGCAGAACACACTGGGAGACAACACCCTCTGGGACTTCAGGGAACTTCTGGCGCAGGTCATGCAAAACCTGAATGTCAATCTGGTGGCTTCCCTGGGCCATTCGTATGTTGCCAGGTCAGGACTGCTTGTTCTGTTCAGCGCACTGGGGCGTCAGTCGTGGCAGCAAACCGCCTTCATCTTGAACATCTtctaaatttaaacaaaaaaaggaaaacatctgATAAGAAATGTGACTCTCAATGTGActtttgtaaaaacaacatacacacaaaatccAATCTTTACACTATGAGATGGAGAAGTCTATGTTTTGTTATTATGCTACGAAAAAAGAAGCATGTCCAAGGGACAGGGACAACTAATGTGTCTACTGCAAGTCATTAGATGGCATTTGTTTTAAGAAGCCCTTCTCCACACGGAGCTCCTTAATAAAAGGGTAGCAAATGAAGGATACCTCTGACTGACTACCGTGAAAAACAGCCTTTCCAACTGATCTTGACATCAACATTCACTTATTAAGGGCAGAAGGAGGGCAAacagtaaggcaaggcaaggcaaggcagctttatttgtatagcacatttcagcaacaaggcaattcaaagtgctttacacaaaatcagttaaacagataaaacacaagtaaaaacagttaaaaatcacaagcattaaaaaccggtaaaacacatgaatagacagttaaaaacaaagagaaacataaaacacaagaataaaatttacagtgcagcataagaaatttaaagaaagtagtCTGGTCTGGAGGAAAATCTCCACATAAAGTTCTCTTAAGCTCCAACGTAAGACAGCTCTGCAGAACAGTTGATTCCCGAGAATCACCGCTTTATTTCCGACCCTTCAGCACAAAGACAGAGCTGCAGGACTATAAATTGTGTTGGCTGACAGTCTCacattcacttttatttatCCCATGACCCTACAATAACCAGAAGGCTTTTCCAAAGGGCCTAAAGGGCAAACTTTCTTGCACATACAGTGAACTAAAAAAAAGCAAGACAACAGTAGGGCTGTGTAGACTTGTGTGCAGCATTTTCCTTAGTGCTCTTGAGTTGCATATTGGCAGTAAAGATCCTGCTGCTGACTTATAGTGCTACAACAGCGTCTGAATGAATCACAGTTAAACTGCTATTGGGAGAACTGCACACAAGAGAATATGCATAAAATAAGATACATTCAAACTGCATGCTCACATGTACTCCCCAAACTTCACAGTAAATAATTGGGAATAATGTTCAGCTCACACAACTTTAAGAAAACATATCCCTTTCAAGCTctattttttatgatttaatGAATATGTTTGTGCCTGTAATGGGACGGTTGCTAGCATAATGTCACACGAAAAGGGTTACTTGAGTGGCCCAAGTCCTTTAGTCTTTCCTTTAGTcattctgaatgatctgtcagccgTTCGGCTCTCTAGGACTCAATGACGTGTTGTATTTGCTGGACTTAGAGCTGCGAAGATGATGATTGCAAaccgttggaaaccacctcatgactcaTGTGGTCTATATGGAGCTCTCTACAGCGTGCATTCATGGAGCGCCAGGAAAGACCCTGGACACTTGGCTGGGCATCACTGAATTGTTGAGGCTTTAACATGCacaggtgtttggtcccttgtcttgtatctctctatgtctctgcttctgcatgtgttgttttgtctacCTCCCTCCCGTCTCTCTTCTCTATGTTCGtttttttggccctgggacgAATCCCGAGTTGCAgtatattgtttgtaattgttcgTCACTTGTTTATAATTTCTAAATGTCTTGAAGAAAATCTGAATCAATTTCAAAAATCGTCAccaaaaaatattatatattataatattataaacacCTATCGGCGTACCTTAGAAAACAGATCCACAGCACCACAGTATACAGTCAGTGCTATCTCTATTCACCCTGTTCtcaatttactttttaaataactttgattattattattattattattgttttcaatgactttgattctcatttaattttacgagccgactgcatcacaaacgctacttctttcttctgtgagtattaaacagactgtataaaataggtgtATAAAACaggcgctgcaatgctctccctctCGTCATTGGAGCATCAGTGTTtccaggcttgtggtgatgtgcgATGTGCTATAGGCGCCAAaagaaatctatgtttggtactggcaatttgttttgttttctcatggttcatgtgtgcaataaacatcaCCCTTTGTGAGAAagaaatcgtggcagagaatggtgatatcaattctaaacaaacattttttttttaaactgaaaattcTAATCTTCCTGACGGAGGATTTTTGCAGGGCTGATGTACTAGACTGCATCTGTTTTACCTAGGTGTtccctaataaactggcaaacaatgcatgttttaaatgttggcTGTTAGAAAAATGCGTGTCTGGTAGCTGTTCACCGACAGTTGTGCTTGACTGTTTCCTATCCACAGTCTACGCATAAGCTCCACTCGTACCTGGGAGCTGGCCAAGGCAATCACACTATTTTACTACTGGCCACCGTGCAACTTCACCACGGCAGACAAGGCTTTGCTCAAGACACAACTTGCCTTGCAGTTGTGTCTCATTCACGTGTTGGACCCAGGTTTAACAAAGCTAGTCCAGGGATTCGATCTGGCACACCCTCAGCTACAAGTTCACTTCTCCAACCATTACCCGACGACATTAAAAGGACGAGAAATACAGACAAAAGGGACGTGGAACAGAACAGTCATGAGAACCTAAAAGTCTAAGCGCATGACAGCCATGTCTTGTGTTATCCCACACTTTTCTTCTAACCGCAGTCTTTCGAAACATCTTCCTGTGGGAGGTTCAGATATGCCATTCAAAACATTGTGACACATGAAGCACACCCTGTTCTCCTCTAGGGTGATCAATGTACAGTAGTGTGATGCAGGCAGAACGAACAAGTGAGAAGCCTCTTGACAACAATCTTAATACATCAGGACGTGAATATTGAGGCCTGAAATAAcacttgaacacacacatgtatttaaTGATGAGGAAAAGTCAACAGTGTGCTTCAAATCAAACTGGACTCTTATTTAAGCGAATTAGGCAAAGTATTTCTCTGAGCCGCTGAGCTTCTGTCTTATCTCAGCTATGAGGATGTGTAATGCTATAACAGAAAAGTTGTAACTTTGCAAAACATCTGCATGCAGCTGATAACAGGAGGACTACTCATTTGGCTACTGTCAATAGAAGTATGCCAGCTGCAAGAAGAGGCTGAAACTCAGAGAGAGGGTCCTGAGCTACTAAGCAGGAAACTGATTGGAAAAAGCTTGTTCAACCTACGTGACACACATTCTGAGATACTATAAAGCCCCATGTGAAAGAGAGAACTCATCAGCATCTAAATCTGGATCAGAATCTTGCAATACAAGGAAATTTAaagttttgcaagtaaactatTAGTCTGTAGGATTAAAAAGATGCAAACCAGAGGAGAACAGTCATATCTGGCATGACGTttaatcagtccctccaggattgcGCGATGTTGCGAACAAttcaaattcaaccaatcacagtgaATTTGGTGCGActtgcaattttgaccaatcaccgcaacCGAAAAACACGTACATCACATTTTTTTCCGTTTCTCATATCAAGaggagacgtgtgtgactcaaatatctcacatttaacaacaaaatgtacagcaaaaACATCTCAGActgtcctgccaacctgtatacattttaacatcttcaCTCTGAAGTcgctgaaaaacacacacacacacacacacacacacacacacacacgataggaaattaactttaaccatttttatattataccaAGATTTGCAGAATGGTGAGGTtcctaggaaaactcagccagAGTAGATTTATTCTCCCCgaaataagttttatttttaaagaattataCCCAACAAAAATAAGTACCTTTTTTGCAATTTACACCATCTctcgcaacttcattgcaataaaaatacaaaagacaccACAACTTGTATTGCAattcttttttacaaaagctcccgcgaAATGAggcaatgtcaaaaaaaggcagagaaatcctggagggactgttttaaagcattttccATCTCCTCCAGCAAATTATGTCTACAGGAAATGAGGCCCTTAAAGTATTCAACACACCACTTTTGGAGCCTGTACCTGCTTAAATTACAGGTAGAGAGGAGACATCACTGCACATAGCCAGAGAACAACAGTCCACCGTTCAAGCTGTGCTCAGGAGGCTGGGTAGACTCAACCATTGTGGGAAAGGAAACTCACTACTTGGCGTGTGACCCAGTTACAGGTCAACAGTGTGGTTAGATTGTTTCCTGGCTTNNNNNNNNNNCTTCACTGTGCGTAATTATAGGCCTGCAGCCGGTCCATGTGTAGGGGTGGCTCCAAGGGGGGCAGATTAGTCCTTGCAGTCCCTAGAGGAGCTGGTGGCACAGGGCCTGAGGTAGCGCGTCGCTGCAAGCAGAGATAGAGACAAAGCGTCCATTGCTGAGGCTGTTATTCACCATGCCAAGGCATTGACCCATAGTCCCTTCTGATTTCTGGAAGTAGAAGGCCTGCCATGCACCATCAATGGGCTTATTCACTCTGCCAGAGTGAATGCACCTAAAAATGTCCAAATTAATTAAagcctaaataaaatgtacaaataatcAACAGGAGCCTTTGGCAGAAGTATCAGCCCGGCACCTGGTGCTGTGGCCACAGTGGTAGTCCACACAACACTAGCTGGGGTAAACAAAAGGTCTACACATTACTgggggaaaaacacacacacacaaacaacaaaaggtCATGCTATTCTCTCTTCAGCGTGCAAAGACTAGATGCTCTGATCAAGATTGTTTGGGACAGCACAGATAGCGTCAAATAAAATTTCCCAGCCAATTTGCAGAAATGGTTGTTCAAATATGATCAGCATTGATCAAGATGGTAGAAACAGTTATTCGTAATTTCCACCAGTTGCAAACGGCCGCGAATCCGCACCGGAATGGCGGCGGAGTCAattggtttccattaaagtcaacgtgtgtatttccactgactgcggaacggctgcgtcccGATTCCGTCCCAGCTCCAGCAGATAGTGCGGGATAAGaagtcaagcacagaaacaaaataaaacatccggttaattttcaaaataaaatagagcgtGCCTACGGTGGATCACATTTCCCTGCAcaacaccttgaaaacacagcacggAGTTGGATCCCCTCTAATcttctggatggaaacaaactgttgttggttttgt of the Etheostoma spectabile isolate EspeVRDwgs_2016 chromosome 18, UIUC_Espe_1.0, whole genome shotgun sequence genome contains:
- the tab2 gene encoding TGF-beta-activated kinase 1 and MAP3K7-binding protein 2 isoform X1 — encoded protein: MAQGSHQIDIQVLHDLRQKFPEVPEGVVSQCVLQNNNNLDACCEYLSQVSPGYLYSEEGNLGFSDDPSFIRLRNHMTQLNLGLQSQNVHVAPGRDGLRMNGSRTLAHSLSDGPLQTGQAPNSDFFQQEPQSAPVQVPSSINVSGAMEPTSKPQPPKHLGLYPLGVKGASMGVQQTPRFNPITVTLAPNIQKGRNTPTSLHIHGGPQSGLSSPQGNSIYIRPYVSQSGTTRQNHHQGGRAQYSPTSQPQQQIYQISHPSSMSGSWSGPQHASSSHTSQHQTQGHQTSHVYMPISSPTNPQAPSILPTGSQASSSGVSSCSSSSSCSSVMPTSLSTISQYNIQNISTGPRKNQIEIKLESPQRSNSTTTTAVLRTSSGPRSSSTSSSCPASSSSSTGVATVPTTPLSIGGPGLSRSQPTVYISASPPTAATTPSEEAIMASAGSRSQPKFYISANASSDDSGGRNPPTVYISANPPLQGSSGARNMGGQVSMGPAYIHHHPPKSRASLGGGGTASSPRVVVTQPNTKYTFKITVSPNKPPAVSPGVVSPTFDPKNLLSLPSDHHYVEPDPLHLSDPLSPHKERPSEPRRLSMGSDDAAYTQALLVHQKARMERLWHELELKKKKLEELKEEVNEMENDLTRRRLERSNSASQIPSIEEMKQLRCKNRLLQIDIDCLTKEIDLLQTKGPHFNPSAIHNFYDNIGFLGPVPPKPKGTLSIDRRGCRYNVTSELMMEPSSGPSPSLPLDSGSKIVKPIADQEEDEGTQWSCTACTFLNHPALNRCEQCEFPRHF
- the tab2 gene encoding TGF-beta-activated kinase 1 and MAP3K7-binding protein 2 isoform X4, which produces MAQGSHQIDIQVLHDLRQKFPEVPEGVVSQCVLQNNNNLDACCEYLSQVSPGYLYSEEGNLGFSDDPSFIRLRNHMTQLNLGLQSQNVHVAPGRDGLRMNGSRTLAHSLSDGPLQTGQAPNSDFFQQEPQSAPVQVPSSINVSGAMEPTSKPQPPKHLGLYPLGVKGASMGVQQTPRFNPITVTLAPNIQKGRNTPTSLHIHGGPQSGLSSPQGNSIYIRPYVSQSGTTRQNHHQGGRAQYSPTSQPQQQIYQISHPSSMSGSWSGPQHASSSHTSQHQTQGHQTSHVYMPISSPTNPQAPSILPTGSQASSSGVSSCSSSSSCSSVMPTSLSTISQYNIQNISTGPRKNQIEIKLESPQRSNSTTTTAVLRTSSGPRSSSTSSSCPASSSSSTGVATVPTTPLSIGGPGLSRSQPTVYISASPPTAATTPSEEAIMASAGSRSQPKFYISANASSDDSGGRNPPTVYISANPPLQGSSGARNMGGQVSMGPAYIHHHPPKSRASLGGGGTASSPRVVVTQPNTKYTFKITVSPNKPPAVSPGVVSPTFDPKNLLSLPSDHHYVEPDPLHLSDPLSPHKERPSEPRRLSMGSDDAAYTQALLVHQKARMERLWHELELKKKKLEELKEEVNEMENDLTRRRLERSNSASQIPSIEEMKQLRCKNRLLQIDIDCLTKEIDLLQTKGPHFNPSAIHNFYDNIGFLGPVPPKPKDSGSKIVKPIADQEEDEGTQWSCTACTFLNHPALNRCEQCEFPRHF
- the tab2 gene encoding TGF-beta-activated kinase 1 and MAP3K7-binding protein 2 isoform X3, producing MAQGSHQIDIQVLHDLRQKFPEVPEGVVSQCVLQNNNNLDACCEYLSQVSPGYLYSEEGNLGFSDDPSFIRLRNHMTQLNLGLQSQNVHVAPGRDGLRMNGSRTLAHSLSDGPLQTGQAPNSDFFQQEPQSAPVQVPSSINVSGAMEPTSKPQPPKHLGLYPLGVKGASMGVQQTPRFNPITVTLAPNIQKGRNTPTSLHIHGGPQSGLSSPQGNSIYIRPYVSQSGTTRQNHHQGGRAQYSPTSQPQQQIYQISHPSSMSGSWSGPQHASSSHTSQHQTQGHQTSHVYMPISSPTNPQAPSILPTGSQASSSGVSSCSSSSSCSSVMPTSLSTISQYNIQNISTGPRKNQIEIKLESPQRSNSTTTTAVLRTSSGPRSSSTSSSCPASSSSSTGVATVPTTPLSIGGPGLSRSQPTVYISASPPTAATTPSEEAIMASAGSRSQPKFYISANASSDDSGGRNPPTVYISANPPLQGSSGARNMGGQVSMGPAYIHHHPPKSRASLGGGGTASSPRVVVTQPNTKYTFKITVSPNKPPAVSPGVVSPTFDPKNLLSLPSDHHYVEPDPLHLSDPLSPHKERPSEPRRLSMGSDDAAYTQALLVHQKARMERLWHELELKKKKLEELKEEVNEMENDLTRRRLERSNSASQIPSIEEMKQLRCKNRLLQIDIDCLTKEIDLLQTKGPHFNPSAIHNFYDNIGFLGPVPPKPKGTLSIDSGSKIVKPIADQEEDEGTQWSCTACTFLNHPALNRCEQCEFPRHF
- the tab2 gene encoding TGF-beta-activated kinase 1 and MAP3K7-binding protein 2 isoform X2; this encodes MAQGSHQIDIQVLHDLRQKFPEVPEGVVSQCVLQNNNNLDACCEYLSQVSPGYLYSEEGNLGFSDDPSFIRLRNHMTQLNLGLQSQNVHVAPGRDGLRMNGSRTLAHSLSDGPLQTGQAPNSDFFQQEPQSAPVQVPSSINVSGAMEPTSKPQPPKHLGLYPLGVKGASMGVQQTPRFNPITVTLAPNIQKGRNTPTSLHIHGGPQSGLSSPQGNSIYIRPYVSQSGTTRQNHHQGGRAQYSPTSQPQQQIYQISHPSSMSGSWSGPQHASSSHTSQHQTQGHQTSHVYMPISSPTNPQAPSILPTGSQASSSGVSSCSSSSSCSSVMPTSLSTISQYNIQNISTGPRKNQIEIKLESPQRSNSTTTTAVLRTSSGPRSSSTSSSCPASSSSSTGVATVPTTPLSIGGPGLSRSQPTVYISASPPTAATTPSEEAIMASAGSRSQPKFYISANASSDDSGGRNPPTVYISANPPLQGSSGARNMGGQVSMGPAYIHHHPPKSRASLGGGGTASSPRVVVTQPNTKYTFKITVSPNKPPAVSPGVVSPTFDPKNLLSLPSDHHYVEPDPLHLSDPLSPHKERPSEPRRLSMGSDDAAYTQALLVHQKARMERLWHELELKKKKLEELKEEVNEMENDLTRRRLERSNSASQIPSIEEMKQLRCKNRLLQIDIDCLTKEIDLLQTKGPHFNPSAIHNFYDNIGFLGPVPPKPKDRRGCRYNVTSELMMEPSSGPSPSLPLDSGSKIVKPIADQEEDEGTQWSCTACTFLNHPALNRCEQCEFPRHF